The following are from one region of the Oncorhynchus masou masou isolate Uvic2021 chromosome 24, UVic_Omas_1.1, whole genome shotgun sequence genome:
- the LOC135512494 gene encoding heme A synthase COX15 has translation MLLPSLRTLVSCGCRNAGRGFQQSNRTPHLRQWLAKRSQHSITAEAGANTAPATVPNAATNRILGRWLLGCSGLVVGAVVLGGVTRLTESGLSMVDWHLVREMKPPQTRAEWEAEFAKYRQFPEFKIMNHDMTLPEFKFIFYMEWGHRMWGRLVGLAYVLPTIYFWKKGYFNRSMKGRALGLCGFVFFQGLLGWYMVKSGLEEKPESYDVPRVSQYRLSAHLGSALLLYCASLWTGLTLMVEPHKLANTKRLNQLRRFAKGTVGLVFLTALSGAFVAGLDAGLVYNSFPLMGDRWIPDDLLAFSPTLKNFFENPTTVQFDHRVLAISSLTAITGLYMFSRRMMLPRRAKIAISCLTAMAYAQVALGISTLLLYVPTPLAATHQSGSVALLSLAIWVLAELRKVAK, from the exons TGTCGTGTGGCTGTCGAAATGCTGGGAGAGGATTTCAGCAGAGCAAT CGGACTCCTCATTTGCGGCAATGGCTGGCGAAGAGAAGCCAGCACTCCATCACAGCAGAGGCAGGAGCCAACACAGCTCCAGCTACAGTTCCCAACGCGGCCACCAATCGGATCCTCGGCCGATGGCTGTTGGGCTGCAGTGGACTGGTGGTCGGGGCAGTGGTGTTGGGAGGTGTCACAAG GCTGACGGAGTCAGGGCTCTCAATGGTAGATTGGCACCTGGTGAGAGAGATGAAGCCTCCTCAGACTCGGGCTGAGTGGGAGGCTGAGTTTGCCAAGTACCGGCAGTTCCCAGAGTTCAAAAT AATGAACCATGACATGACTCTACCAGAGTTTAAGTTCATCTTCTACATGGAGTGGGGCCACAGGATGTGGGGCAGGCTGGTAGGGCTGGCCTATGTCCTCCCCACGATCTACTTCTGGAAGAAAGGCTACTTCAACAGATCTATGAAGGGACGTGCACTGGGACTCTGTGGATTTGTGTTCTTTCAG GGCCTCCTGGGCTGGTACATGGTGAAGAGTGGTCTGGAGGAGAAGCCAGAATCCTATGATGTCCCCCGAGTCAGTCAATATCGCTTGTCTGCTCACCTGGGGTCAGCTCTGCTGCTCTACTGTGCTAGTCTATGGACCGGACTCACACTGATGGTCGAGCCGCACAAG TTGGCTAATACTAAGCGTCTGAACCAGCTGAGGAGGTTTGCTAAGGGCACTGTAGGATTGGTCTTCCTCACCGCACTCTCAG GTGCATTTGTAGCAGGGCTGGATGCTGGGTTGGTGTATAACTCGTTCCCTCTGATGGGAGACAGATGGATCCCTGATGACCTCCTGGCCTTTTCTCCAACACTCAAGAACTTCTTTGAGAACCCCACCACTGTTCAGTTTGACCATAGAGTTCTG gCAATCTCGTCCCTGACGGCCATCACAGGTCTCTATATGTTCTCCAGGAGGATGATGCTACCTAGGAGAGCTAAGATAGCCATATCCTGCCTTACAGCTATGGCCTAtgcgcag GTTGCCCTGGGCATCAGTACCCTGCTACTTTACGTGCCCACTCCCCTGGCAGCGACCCACCAGTCAGGCTCTGTCGCCCTGCTCTCATTGGCCATCTGGGTCCTCGCAGAGCTCAGGAAGGTGGCCA